The genomic interval TTCACCTTCCAGGTCTTCAGAGATGATCAGCAGCTGCTGGCCGTTCTGAACGATTTTTTCCAGGATGTGCAGGATGTCCTTCAGGGTGCTGATCTTTTTATCGTAGATCAGGATGTAAGGGTTCTGCAGTTCAGCGTGCATTTTTTCGCTGTTGGTGATGAAGTATGGAGACAGGTAACCACGGTCAAACTGCATACCTTCTACTACTTCTACAGTAGTGTCGGTGCCTTTTGCTTCTTCAACGGTGATCACACCATCTTTGGTTACTTTGTTCATTGCTTCAGCGATCAGCTTACCGATCTCTGCGTCGTTGTTAGCGGAGATAGCAGCCACCTGCTCGATCTTTTTGTTGTCGCTGCCAACTTTTTCAGCCTGTTTAGCCAGGTTTTCAACGATCGCTTTAACAGCTTTGTCGATACCACGTTTCAGGTCCATTGGGTTAGCACCGGCAGCAACGTTTTTCAGTCCTTCACCGATGATAGCCTGTGCCAGCACAGTAGCGGTAGTTGTACCGTCACCTGCGATGTCAGCGGTTTTGGAAGCAACTTCCTTCACCATCTGCGCACCCATATTCTCGATAGGATCTTCCAGTTCGATTTCTTTAGCAACACTCACACCGTCTTTTGTTAAACTAGGTGCGCCAAATTTCTTTTCGATAACAACGTTACGACCTTTAGGACCCAGGGTAACTTTCACTGCATCTGCCAGGGTGTCCACGCCCTTCTTCATCTTATTGCGGGCGTCAGTGCTAAAAAATATCTGCTTTGCCATAATAGCTTGTGTTTTTTTTAATTTGTGTTTTGGTTTGCCTGTAATGTCAGCGTGATTGATTAAACAATAGCTAAAATGTCAGACTCACGCATGATTAAGTAATCGCCGCCTTCAATGCTGATCTCTGTACCGGAGTATTTACCATATAGTACAGTATCGCCTACTTTTACAGTCACCGGCTCATCTTTCTTACCAGGACCGGCAGCTACTACCGTACCTCTTTGTGGTTTTTCTTTTGCAGTATCAGGGATGATGATACCACCAGCTGTTTTTTCTTCTGCGGCTGCGGGTTTCACGATCACCCTGTCAGCTAAGGGTTTAATACTTAAATCTTTTGCCATATAATTATACTTTTTAAAAAGGTAAGATGAAGATTTATTGTGACTTGGCACCTCGATAATTGTGCCAATGCATTTTGATAGTCAAATTTTCAGTCATCCGTGGATAGCCCTGCCGGGGGCACTGACAAAAATGCCATTTTTTCAGCAAAAACCTGACAGAATCTGCCGTAAGATAGGAATTAGTAATTAAGAATTCCTAATTCCCCTTTTTTCCCCTAGCTTTGCGCCCTCATACAGTTCTTGATTATAAGATGATTAGCAGAAGAAATATCCGGGTGAAGGTCATGCAGACCCTCTATGCCCTGGAAACGATGGAACAGGGCACCGTTAAGCCGGGCACGGCTACCAGTTTACTGAACGAGAAACTGGACCAGACCAGTCAGATCTTTACATACCTGTTATACTGCCTCACACAGGTAGCACAGTATGCAGAAATTGACGCACAGACACGGGCCTCCAAACATCTTCCCTCAGCAGCCGACCTGCAGGTAAATACCAAGATCGCCGGAAATGAATTCATATTCCAGATAATCAACGACAAAGGCTTTCAGGTAAACCTGGAACAATGGAAGCTCAAGCATCTTCCTGAGCCAGACCTGATGCGTAAACTCTATAATACGCTGACAGCCACCGATATTTATCAGCTTTATATAAAAGATCCGGCCCGCACCAAAACCAGCGAAAAGGAGATCATGGAGTATCTCTACAAAGAGATCCTCTCCAAAAACGAACTGTTCATCCAGCACATGGAAGATAATTTCCTGCACTGGGGCGACGATGCTGAGATGATGGACCTCCTGGTGGCCAACTACATGCACAAGCCGCACCTCTTCAACTTCCTCCAGCTGATCAGCAGGGAGAAACTGGAATATGCGCGCGAACTGCTGCTTACCGTACTGGATAAGAAGGAATACTGCCTGGAGCTTATAAAGCCGAAATTACAGAACTGGGACCCTGAGCGTATCGCCGCAGTGGATATGTTGCTGATGGAGATGGGCGTATGCGAGTTCCTCTACTTCCCTACCATCCCTACCAAGGTGACAATCAACGAGTACATTGACCTGGCCAAGGCATACAGCACCCCGCAGAGCGGACAGTTTGTGAATGGTATCCTGGACAATATACTGAAAGACCTGGACCAGGCGAATCTGATAAAGAAGGTAGACCGTACAAAAAAATAGCTATTTTTGGGCCGAACCCAATAATAATATGAGAAAAATATTCTTTTACCTGATAGCCGGAAGCCTTGTGGCAGGCGCCTGTAATTCGGCAAATACCGGCAAAACCGCTGGCCACGAAACAGCGGCAGCCGCTACTGCAGATTCAGTGAAAGGTACACCTGTGATCGCCTTTGAAGAAATGGTCCACAACTTCGGTAACATCACCGAAGGCGAAAAAGTGGAATATGATTTCAAATTCACCAACACGGGCGACAGGGACCTGCTCATCACAGACGCTACCTCCAGCTGCGGATGCACCGTGCCGGACTGGCCTAAAGAGCCTATCAAACCGGGACAAAGCAGCTATATGAAAGTGGTTTTCAACAGCGCAGGTAAGGAAGGATATACCGAAAAGGAAATTATTATCAGAGCCAATACAAAACCGGAACAGGTGCAGGGACCAAAGATCCAGTGTACCATCCTGAAGCAGAAATAAGCCGACGGACCATCAGAAATACCGGTATTAATATTGCGGGACAATAGAAACAAGAACAACTAAACAACAAATACAACTTAATTACGATGTACACTAACATGCTGAACGTTTTACTGATGGGTGGTGGTGCAGCTGGCGCGCAAGGCGGCGGCGGCTTCCAGTTCATATTTATTGGCGGTATGATCCTGGTGATGTGGTTATTTATGATCCGCCCTCAGACCAAGAAAGCAAAAATGCAGAAAGACTTCATCAGCAATCTGCGTGAAGGCGACAAAATCGTTACTATCGCAGGTATCCATGGTACTGTGAAGAAGATCAACGAAGACGGCACGCTCAAAATTGAGGTGAGCGCTGGTACTTACCTGACTATCGAGCGTTCTGCTATAAGCATGGAGTACACTACTGCTCAACAGAAAGCTGCTGCAACACCTGCGAAATAATTGCTGTCTTCCGGATAGCGCATCCCAAATTCCTGACGGAGTTTGGGATTTTTTTTGGAATTTGGACCTATGTTAAAAGTTGGTATTACAGGCGGTATAGGCTCGGGAAAAAGCACCGTGGCCAGGATCTTCGCCATATTAGGCGTCCCTGTCTATTATGCAGACGATGCTGCCAAAACGATCATGCAGACAGACGAACTGCTGATCCGGCAGGTAAAGGAACATTTCGGCGGGCATATCTACGACAGCAACAATGTGCTTGACAGGGCCGCATTGGGCAAGATCGTTTTTAACGACAAGGATAAACTGGAGCTGCTCAATTCCCTCGTGCATCCCGCCACCATTCGTCACAGTGACGAATGGGCCGACCGGCAAACAGCGCCCTATGTGCTGAAAGAAGCGGCGCTCCTTTTTGAATCCGGATCCTTTCAGTACCTGGATAAATGTATCGGCGTATCCGCTCCCCAGCCACTGCGCATACTGCGCGTCATGAAGCGGGATAACGTGAGCCGCAATGACGTGCTGGCACGGATGTACAAGCAGATCGATGATAATATCAAGATGAAACTGTGCGATTATGTGATCCGCAATGATGAACAGGAAATGGTCATCCCCCAGGTGCTGGCATTGCATAACACACTGCTGCAGCTGGCTGCAGACAATTAACCCGATCAACTATAACCATATTATTACATGGGGAAAACCATCACACAAGGCAATAACAATAAGTATAAAGCAATGCCTGTATTGCTGCTGGAATTACAGTCCAATCACCCTACCCCGGTGAAGATCAGCGCCGGCATCCTGAAAGAAGACGCCGGCGGCCGTACCTGCCAGCGCATGCCCCTGAACGATAAAAAGTCATTGTCCATCTTCAATACCCTGCCTGCCGGTGTACAACACCTGTTGCAGCCCTGCACGCAGGAAGCCATGGTCTATAAAGAGCTGCAACTCAAAGAGAAATTTCGCGACAATCCCGTGAAATCCCAGACCCTGCAACAATTCATACAGGAGGGCATGCAGCAATACCTCTATCACACACTTCAGCAACTGCGCCCCCTGACACCGGTATTACCCTGGTATACCATGATCACGGACGACAGTATGCTGATGAAACATACACGCCCTGCAACGGTGAACAACTTCCCGCCGGTACTCTCTTTTGAACTGCGGCGTACGCCCACAGGCATATTGAGGGTGGCCGCGCTGGTCACCATCAACGGACAGGCTTTCCCGCTCTCCGATTTTGAACATTACGGGTTTGTGCTCCGCAGCCGCGGGGAACTCTTCATCCTCCCTCCTGCTGCGGCTACCACGCTGGAGCAATTTCCCGGCGGATTTATCGATATCCCGGCACAGGAGGAAGCCACCTTCATCGAACATACCCTGCCGGCCCTCAGTCAGCAGTACAGCGTCGATAAAAGCATCCTCCTGCAGAAAGAGATCATCGATATCCCACCGGAATGTAATATCTGGCTGAGTGAACTGAATAAAGCCTTCCTCGTACTGACGCCACAGTGGCAGTACGGGAACTTCAGCATAGAGGATACCGGTGAACCGGTTGTCCTGAAAGCGGAAGGCGACATCCAGTACGAGATCAGGCGCCATATGGAGGCCGAAAAAGAACTGATCGCCTTCATCCGCGGATTGCATCCCCGCTTCGCCCAGCAACGGAATGGTTACTTCTATCTTCCTTTTGCTGACGCAGAGAAGGGTCAGTGGCTGGTGAAATGTTACCATAAACTGACAGACCGGAACATTGGCGTATATGGCATGGACCAGTTGCAGCATTTCAGGTACAACACCAACGTACCTGTCATGGACGTGCGCTGGCACGGTGACGATAAAGACAGTTTCGACCTGGAGATAGACGTCCGCTATGGCGATATCCCTGTAGCACTGACAGATATTCAGAAAGCCTTACTGCACCGGCAGCCGCACCTCCTGCTGAAAGACGGTACCATCGGTGTTATTCCCGACGAATGGCTGCACAAGTATGACCTGCTCTGGAAACTGGGACAGGTCAGCAAAGACAAACTGAAACTGTCAAGGCTGCACTTTACCGTGGCCCAGGAGATGCTGGAAGCGCAGGGTACTGTCGTAAAGGAAAACGCCGTGGAGCAATTACAGCGCCTGCAGGCTAAATCGGCCGAACACTTCCCCGTTCCCGCAGCTATACAGGCGCAACTACGCAGTTACCAGCAGGCAGGCTTTGAGTGGATGTGCCTACTCGACGCCATGCGCTGGGGTGGATGCCTGGCGGATGATATGGGTCTTGGTAAGACCCTCCAGACCATCACTTTCCTGCAACATCTTTGTGAGAAATATCCCGGGGAGACGCACCTCGTTGTGTGCCCCACCTCTCTGATCTATAACTGGCAGGCCGAACTGCAAAAATTTGCCCCCGGCCTGCGCTACACCGTGTACCACGGCGGCAACAGGCAGTACGACGCCGCCTACTGGAAACAGCAACAGCTGGTCATCACCAGCTATGGTACCGTGCGGAGTGATACTGCCGTTTTCACCACACACATCTTCGGGTATGTAGTGCTGGACGAA from Chitinophaga filiformis carries:
- the groES gene encoding co-chaperone GroES, which encodes MAKDLSIKPLADRVIVKPAAAEEKTAGGIIIPDTAKEKPQRGTVVAAGPGKKDEPVTVKVGDTVLYGKYSGTEISIEGGDYLIMRESDILAIV
- the nusB gene encoding transcription antitermination factor NusB; this translates as MISRRNIRVKVMQTLYALETMEQGTVKPGTATSLLNEKLDQTSQIFTYLLYCLTQVAQYAEIDAQTRASKHLPSAADLQVNTKIAGNEFIFQIINDKGFQVNLEQWKLKHLPEPDLMRKLYNTLTATDIYQLYIKDPARTKTSEKEIMEYLYKEILSKNELFIQHMEDNFLHWGDDAEMMDLLVANYMHKPHLFNFLQLISREKLEYARELLLTVLDKKEYCLELIKPKLQNWDPERIAAVDMLLMEMGVCEFLYFPTIPTKVTINEYIDLAKAYSTPQSGQFVNGILDNILKDLDQANLIKKVDRTKK
- a CDS encoding DUF1573 domain-containing protein, encoding MRKIFFYLIAGSLVAGACNSANTGKTAGHETAAAATADSVKGTPVIAFEEMVHNFGNITEGEKVEYDFKFTNTGDRDLLITDATSSCGCTVPDWPKEPIKPGQSSYMKVVFNSAGKEGYTEKEIIIRANTKPEQVQGPKIQCTILKQK
- the yajC gene encoding preprotein translocase subunit YajC encodes the protein MYTNMLNVLLMGGGAAGAQGGGGFQFIFIGGMILVMWLFMIRPQTKKAKMQKDFISNLREGDKIVTIAGIHGTVKKINEDGTLKIEVSAGTYLTIERSAISMEYTTAQQKAAATPAK
- the coaE gene encoding dephospho-CoA kinase (Dephospho-CoA kinase (CoaE) performs the final step in coenzyme A biosynthesis.) gives rise to the protein MLKVGITGGIGSGKSTVARIFAILGVPVYYADDAAKTIMQTDELLIRQVKEHFGGHIYDSNNVLDRAALGKIVFNDKDKLELLNSLVHPATIRHSDEWADRQTAPYVLKEAALLFESGSFQYLDKCIGVSAPQPLRILRVMKRDNVSRNDVLARMYKQIDDNIKMKLCDYVIRNDEQEMVIPQVLALHNTLLQLAADN
- a CDS encoding DEAD/DEAH box helicase, giving the protein MGKTITQGNNNKYKAMPVLLLELQSNHPTPVKISAGILKEDAGGRTCQRMPLNDKKSLSIFNTLPAGVQHLLQPCTQEAMVYKELQLKEKFRDNPVKSQTLQQFIQEGMQQYLYHTLQQLRPLTPVLPWYTMITDDSMLMKHTRPATVNNFPPVLSFELRRTPTGILRVAALVTINGQAFPLSDFEHYGFVLRSRGELFILPPAAATTLEQFPGGFIDIPAQEEATFIEHTLPALSQQYSVDKSILLQKEIIDIPPECNIWLSELNKAFLVLTPQWQYGNFSIEDTGEPVVLKAEGDIQYEIRRHMEAEKELIAFIRGLHPRFAQQRNGYFYLPFADAEKGQWLVKCYHKLTDRNIGVYGMDQLQHFRYNTNVPVMDVRWHGDDKDSFDLEIDVRYGDIPVALTDIQKALLHRQPHLLLKDGTIGVIPDEWLHKYDLLWKLGQVSKDKLKLSRLHFTVAQEMLEAQGTVVKENAVEQLQRLQAKSAEHFPVPAAIQAQLRSYQQAGFEWMCLLDAMRWGGCLADDMGLGKTLQTITFLQHLCEKYPGETHLVVCPTSLIYNWQAELQKFAPGLRYTVYHGGNRQYDAAYWKQQQLVITSYGTVRSDTAVFTTHIFGYVVLDESQVIKNPSSQTTKALQVLQSRNRLILSGTPIQNNTMDLYAQMNFANPGLLGNQAFFRSEFAMPIDKYADAEKAGRLRKLIYPFLLRRTKEQIAQDLPDKTEIIMWCEMGEEQRKSYNRIRDMYKEKLMARINEEGMAASTIYVLEGLTRLRQVCNAPQLVAEEAHVTSSVKLDELMREISENTGAHKVLVFSQFTGMLQLIAKSMESEGLPFFYLDGSTKAEHRQQLVNQFQEDENVRVFLISLKAGGVGLTLTAADYVYLVDPWWNPAAEQQAIDRTHRIGQQNKVFAYKMICKDSVEEKILALQERKKMIADDLISEDTGFVKKLTEEDVAFLFS